One genomic segment of Amycolatopsis sp. WQ 127309 includes these proteins:
- a CDS encoding DUF742 domain-containing protein: MADDDPDTSLLRPYLMTSGRAQPVDQSLEIEAQVMTSRLGAASHPKLTFERQEIVSLCRSTVSVAEVAALLGLHIGVARVLVADLAEQGYVVVRRPGNHNSHDLGMIERVIRGLEAIH, encoded by the coding sequence ATGGCCGACGACGACCCGGACACCTCGCTGCTGCGGCCCTACCTGATGACCTCGGGACGGGCGCAGCCGGTCGACCAGAGCCTCGAGATCGAGGCGCAGGTCATGACGTCACGGCTCGGCGCGGCGTCGCACCCGAAGCTCACCTTCGAACGCCAGGAAATCGTTTCCCTCTGCCGCAGCACGGTGTCGGTCGCCGAAGTGGCCGCCCTGCTCGGCCTGCACATCGGCGTCGCGCGCGTGCTGGTGGCCGACCTCGCCGAGCAGGGCTACGTCGTCGTCCGCCGGCCGGGGAACCACAACTCGCACGACCTCGGCATGATCGAAAGGGTCATTCGTGGACTCGAAGCCATTCACTGA
- a CDS encoding glycosyltransferase family 39 protein yields the protein MTTTLSAPELAQPAPQAAPEPRWVKPSVAALLLGTGLLYLWDLAKTGWANDFYAMAAQAGTWSWKALFFGSLDPGNVVTVDKPPFSLWAMGLSGRIFGFSSWSLLVPNALAGVASVGLLYLAVRRLSGPGAGLLAGAALALTPVAALMFRYDNPDAFLVLLLVAGAYCVVRALDKASTWWLVLAGVAIGFGFLDKMLQAFLVLPAFVLVYAVAAPTSLGRRVGQLFAAAGAVLVSAGWWVAAVALWPVADRPYISGSTDNTVLELAFGYNGLGRIFGEGRGGGGGGFTPPTGAAAGGFGGGAFGGQTGLTRLFSGEFGAEASWLLPAALVGLVAGLWFTRRAPRTDGTRAALLLWGGWTVVTVLVFSYMSGIIHPYYTVALAPGIAGTLGISARELWRGRANFAARAVLAVMLAVSAVWGFVLLARTPEWQPWLRYALLVLSALAAFALLFGADRVRRLGPVVAAAGLCGALLGTASFTFATAATAHSGGTPSSGPAVASGRGFGGFGGGRGGAGGFGGGQADTAVIDLLKGTTTKWAAAQSGAMQAAGLALDSGRPVLAIGGFSGSDPAPTLQQFEKYVADGDIHYYVAGGRGGFGGGRGTSGEIQTWVEQNFASSTVGSTTVYDLTKSIA from the coding sequence ATGACGACCACCCTGTCGGCGCCCGAACTCGCCCAGCCCGCGCCCCAGGCTGCCCCGGAACCGCGGTGGGTCAAGCCTTCCGTGGCCGCGCTGTTGCTCGGGACCGGGCTGCTCTACCTGTGGGACCTGGCGAAAACGGGCTGGGCCAACGACTTCTACGCGATGGCCGCGCAGGCCGGGACGTGGAGCTGGAAAGCACTCTTCTTCGGCTCGCTCGACCCGGGCAACGTCGTCACGGTCGACAAACCGCCGTTCTCCCTGTGGGCCATGGGGTTGTCCGGCCGGATCTTCGGGTTCTCCAGCTGGAGCCTGCTGGTGCCGAACGCGCTGGCCGGCGTCGCGTCCGTCGGCCTGCTGTACCTCGCCGTGCGCCGGCTCTCCGGACCCGGTGCGGGGCTGCTGGCCGGGGCCGCGCTCGCGCTGACGCCGGTCGCCGCGCTGATGTTCCGCTACGACAACCCGGACGCCTTCCTCGTCCTGCTGCTCGTCGCCGGCGCGTACTGCGTCGTGCGCGCGCTCGACAAGGCGAGCACCTGGTGGCTGGTGCTCGCCGGGGTGGCGATCGGCTTCGGCTTCCTCGACAAGATGCTGCAGGCGTTCCTCGTGCTGCCCGCGTTCGTGCTGGTGTACGCCGTCGCGGCGCCGACGTCGCTCGGCCGCCGGGTCGGCCAGCTGTTCGCGGCCGCCGGCGCGGTGCTCGTCTCCGCCGGCTGGTGGGTCGCGGCCGTCGCGCTGTGGCCCGTCGCGGACCGGCCCTACATCAGCGGTTCGACCGACAACACCGTGCTGGAACTGGCTTTCGGCTACAACGGCCTCGGCCGGATCTTCGGCGAGGGCCGCGGTGGCGGCGGTGGCGGCTTCACGCCGCCGACCGGGGCGGCAGCAGGCGGCTTCGGTGGCGGCGCGTTCGGCGGCCAGACCGGGTTGACGCGGTTGTTCAGCGGCGAGTTCGGCGCGGAAGCGTCGTGGCTGCTGCCCGCCGCGCTGGTCGGCCTGGTCGCGGGGCTGTGGTTCACCCGCCGCGCGCCGCGCACCGACGGGACCCGCGCGGCCCTGCTGCTGTGGGGCGGCTGGACGGTCGTCACGGTGCTGGTGTTCAGCTACATGAGCGGCATCATCCACCCGTACTACACGGTCGCGCTGGCGCCCGGGATCGCCGGCACGCTGGGGATCTCCGCGCGTGAGCTGTGGCGTGGCCGGGCCAACTTCGCGGCCCGCGCGGTGCTGGCCGTCATGCTCGCGGTGTCCGCGGTGTGGGGCTTCGTGCTGCTCGCCCGGACGCCGGAGTGGCAGCCGTGGCTGCGCTACGCGCTGCTGGTGCTGAGCGCGCTCGCGGCGTTCGCCCTGCTCTTCGGCGCGGACCGGGTCCGGCGGCTCGGCCCGGTCGTGGCCGCGGCCGGCCTGTGCGGCGCGTTGCTCGGGACGGCGTCCTTCACCTTCGCGACGGCGGCGACGGCGCACTCGGGCGGCACGCCGTCGTCCGGCCCGGCGGTCGCGAGTGGACGCGGCTTCGGCGGTTTCGGTGGCGGCCGCGGTGGGGCCGGCGGGTTCGGCGGGGGACAGGCCGACACCGCCGTGATCGACCTGCTGAAGGGCACGACGACGAAGTGGGCCGCGGCGCAGAGCGGCGCGATGCAGGCGGCCGGGCTGGCGCTCGACAGCGGCCGGCCGGTGCTCGCGATCGGCGGTTTCAGTGGCAGCGACCCGGCGCCGACCCTGCAGCAGTTCGAGAAGTACGTCGCCGACGGCGACATCCACTACTACGTCGCGGGCGGGCGCGGCGGTTTCGGCGGGGGCCGCGGCACCTCGGGCGAAATCCAGACGTGGGTGGAGCAGAACTTCGCGTCTTCGACCGTCGGGAGCACGACGGTTTACGACCTCACAAAATCGATCGCTTGA
- a CDS encoding nitrate- and nitrite sensing domain-containing protein: MRHGRSTAKRAGGGGFLARLGIRGKLNLLLLPPLVAVVLVSVPFVLTQVNSATAATQSATVARHTQQLGGLVWQLQRERLLTGAFVATPSMSPDEMTKQRRMVDAAVEDVRSSLGADAPDELSAALTRIGSLNELRQNAERRGVALDSVARTYHAVIGAVIDSLRLVPQLTSDAEGTRELTALEALLRANEENSLRGMALIVTAVAPDAGKSILDDATQQAPIFTDRFVQQADNASDNQQASLVVNVEQSDAGRRIEDLAAQIDNPRDAAATGQYVTDVLAAAETQAGQRKLVQERVTGEIADGATGRAGDATRLAWTVGVGAAALFLLVAFLAVAVSRSIAQPLRRLTTAATSVADLAGTELVRVTDTEEAEEQVPRLATIDVTSDDELGKLAAAFNRVQTTAAELVERQALTRRNTSLMFANVAKRTQNLVGRQLALIDEVERNEQDTRLLASLYRLDHLSTRLRRNADNLLVVSGTRDEARIAGPIELATALRSALAEIEDYQRVKLGVVAEILLSSALGADLVLVFAELLENATSFSPPGSMVEVDTMFLTDGSCLVSIVDHGIGMTAEKMAQENKRLVERERLELAPTSVLGLFVVGRLARRHELGVELLATPTTGGVTARLTVPPSLFDHRTGLLPKADRAPAIPAQAAPPVATPKPRHAAPAPAPRSKSTLDMFRPAEPERQKELPSPAIPALLGTLHANGFRWFNQLAPVWPDDEPADPAVAAPDVAPDVAEEPKSESRGGLRRRVRGAQLPSPGTTAAVVDDKPRHDPEATRVAMDGFQEAFAKAAVDVEAGTPAEPPPAPPTVVTDPVAATPPLPVRVPGTDRIGLSAAVAPPPATAPISRDGLTRRVPGAQLAPGLRKQEAAGRPIARPVVNRAKRDPAAERAAFDSFAAGLAKADELTADTPPPGVVAGRVMEREEESRK, translated from the coding sequence ATGAGGCACGGCAGGTCGACCGCGAAACGGGCGGGCGGCGGGGGATTCCTCGCGCGGCTCGGCATTCGCGGCAAGCTGAACCTGCTGCTCCTGCCGCCGCTGGTCGCGGTGGTCCTGGTTTCGGTGCCGTTCGTGCTGACCCAGGTGAACAGCGCGACGGCGGCCACGCAGTCGGCGACCGTGGCGCGGCACACCCAGCAGCTCGGCGGCCTGGTCTGGCAGCTGCAGCGGGAGCGGCTGCTGACCGGCGCGTTCGTCGCGACGCCGTCGATGTCCCCGGACGAGATGACGAAGCAGCGCCGGATGGTCGACGCCGCGGTCGAGGACGTGCGGTCCTCGCTCGGTGCCGACGCGCCGGACGAGCTGTCGGCGGCGCTGACCCGGATCGGCTCGCTGAACGAGCTGCGGCAGAACGCCGAACGCCGCGGGGTCGCGCTCGACAGCGTCGCCCGCACCTACCACGCCGTGATCGGCGCGGTCATCGACTCGCTGCGGCTGGTGCCGCAGCTGACCAGTGACGCCGAGGGCACCCGGGAGCTGACCGCCCTCGAAGCGCTGCTGCGCGCGAACGAGGAGAACTCGTTGCGCGGCATGGCGTTGATCGTGACGGCGGTCGCGCCGGACGCCGGCAAGTCCATCCTGGACGACGCGACCCAGCAGGCGCCGATCTTCACCGACCGGTTCGTCCAGCAGGCCGACAACGCGTCCGACAACCAGCAGGCGTCGCTGGTCGTCAACGTCGAGCAGAGCGACGCCGGCCGCCGGATCGAAGACCTCGCCGCCCAGATCGACAACCCGCGTGACGCGGCGGCCACCGGCCAGTACGTCACCGACGTCCTCGCCGCGGCGGAAACCCAGGCGGGACAACGGAAGCTCGTCCAGGAACGGGTCACCGGCGAGATCGCCGACGGCGCGACCGGCCGGGCCGGCGACGCGACCCGGCTGGCCTGGACCGTCGGCGTCGGCGCCGCCGCGCTGTTCCTGCTGGTCGCCTTCCTCGCCGTCGCGGTGTCCCGCTCGATCGCCCAGCCGCTGCGGCGGCTGACCACGGCGGCGACGTCGGTCGCCGACCTCGCCGGCACCGAGCTCGTCCGCGTGACCGACACCGAGGAGGCCGAGGAGCAGGTCCCGCGGCTGGCCACCATCGACGTCACCTCCGACGACGAGCTCGGCAAGCTCGCCGCGGCGTTCAACCGGGTCCAGACGACCGCCGCCGAGCTGGTCGAGCGGCAGGCGCTCACCCGGCGCAACACCAGTCTCATGTTCGCGAACGTCGCGAAGCGCACGCAGAACCTCGTCGGCCGCCAGCTCGCGCTGATCGACGAGGTCGAGCGCAACGAGCAGGACACCCGCCTGCTGGCCAGCCTCTACCGGCTCGACCACCTCTCCACCCGCCTGCGCCGCAACGCCGACAACCTGCTCGTCGTCTCCGGCACCCGCGACGAGGCCCGCATCGCCGGTCCGATCGAGCTGGCCACCGCCCTGCGGTCCGCGCTGGCCGAGATCGAGGACTACCAGCGCGTCAAGCTCGGCGTCGTCGCGGAGATCCTGCTGTCCTCGGCGCTGGGCGCCGACCTGGTGCTGGTCTTCGCCGAGCTGCTGGAGAACGCGACGTCGTTCTCGCCGCCGGGCTCGATGGTCGAGGTGGACACGATGTTCCTCACCGACGGCTCGTGCCTGGTGAGCATCGTCGACCACGGCATCGGCATGACCGCCGAAAAAATGGCGCAGGAGAACAAGCGGCTCGTCGAGCGCGAACGCCTCGAGCTCGCGCCGACCAGTGTGCTCGGCCTGTTCGTGGTCGGCCGCCTCGCGCGGCGCCACGAGCTGGGCGTCGAACTGCTCGCGACGCCGACGACCGGCGGCGTGACCGCGCGGCTGACGGTCCCGCCGTCGCTGTTCGACCACCGCACCGGGCTGCTCCCGAAGGCCGACCGCGCGCCGGCGATCCCGGCGCAGGCGGCACCCCCGGTGGCCACGCCGAAACCCCGGCACGCCGCCCCGGCGCCGGCGCCGCGCTCGAAGTCCACTTTGGACATGTTCCGGCCCGCGGAGCCGGAGCGCCAGAAGGAACTGCCGTCGCCGGCGATCCCGGCCCTGCTCGGCACCCTCCACGCCAACGGGTTCCGCTGGTTCAACCAGCTGGCTCCGGTGTGGCCGGACGACGAACCCGCCGATCCCGCCGTCGCCGCCCCCGACGTCGCTCCCGACGTCGCCGAAGAGCCGAAGTCGGAGTCCCGTGGCGGCCTGCGCCGTCGCGTCCGCGGTGCGCAGCTGCCCAGCCCGGGCACGACCGCCGCGGTCGTCGACGACAAGCCGCGCCACGACCCGGAGGCCACCAGGGTCGCCATGGACGGCTTCCAGGAGGCGTTCGCCAAGGCCGCCGTGGACGTCGAGGCCGGTACGCCGGCCGAGCCGCCGCCCGCGCCGCCCACCGTCGTGACCGACCCCGTCGCGGCGACGCCGCCGCTCCCGGTGCGCGTCCCCGGAACCGACCGGATCGGGCTCTCGGCCGCCGTCGCCCCGCCGCCGGCCACCGCCCCGATCTCGCGGGACGGCCTGACCCGGCGCGTGCCCGGCGCCCAGCTCGCCCCCGGCCTCCGCAAGCAGGAGGCCGCGGGCCGGCCGATCGCCCGGCCCGTCGTGAACCGCGCCAAGCGGGACCCGGCGGCCGAGCGCGCGGCGTTCGACTCGTTCGCCGCCGGCCTGGCCAAGGCGGACGAGCTTACGGCAGACACCCCGCCGCCGGGCGTGGTCGCCGGTCGTGTGATGGAACGAGAAGAAGAGAGCAGGAAATGA
- a CDS encoding ABC transporter permease, whose product MTGPTQRTAASHSPADAYAASEADALEAEQGLAERVQAGRGRPAWTPLPRRAAPKPASPLFSLRTPISASARWTLAVLSFAIPFVAWVLLSVSGAVDSTFLPSPVAVLKAGADMAGSGELFDDLWATTQRVLEGFGLAVLVSVPLGLLMGTFTAGQAFFEPLIGLLRYLPASAFIPLLIIWLGLGEPSKIAILFIGTVFFNTLMTADVVRAVPNALLDVSYTLGARRGEVLRKIVVPHSLPGMIDAVRVNAAAAWNFVVVAELINSQAGLGYRIVRAQRFLQTDKIFAVLIVIGVAGLTIDVVLRLVRTQVGKWAA is encoded by the coding sequence GTGACCGGTCCCACCCAGCGCACTGCGGCCTCCCACTCCCCGGCGGACGCATACGCGGCCTCGGAGGCTGATGCGCTGGAGGCCGAGCAGGGGCTCGCCGAGCGCGTCCAGGCGGGCCGGGGCCGGCCGGCCTGGACGCCGCTGCCGCGCCGGGCCGCGCCGAAACCCGCGTCGCCCCTGTTCTCCTTGCGGACGCCGATTTCGGCGTCCGCGCGGTGGACGCTGGCGGTGCTCTCGTTCGCGATCCCGTTCGTCGCCTGGGTGCTGCTCAGCGTCAGCGGCGCCGTCGACTCGACGTTCCTGCCGTCCCCGGTGGCGGTGCTCAAGGCCGGGGCCGACATGGCGGGCAGCGGCGAGCTGTTCGACGACCTCTGGGCGACGACGCAGCGGGTGCTCGAAGGCTTCGGCCTGGCGGTGCTCGTCTCGGTGCCGCTCGGTTTGCTGATGGGCACGTTCACCGCGGGCCAGGCCTTCTTCGAGCCGTTGATCGGGCTGCTGCGCTACCTGCCGGCGAGCGCGTTCATCCCGCTGCTCATCATCTGGCTCGGCCTCGGCGAGCCGTCGAAGATCGCGATCCTGTTCATCGGGACGGTCTTCTTCAACACCCTGATGACCGCGGACGTCGTGCGCGCGGTGCCGAACGCGCTCCTCGACGTCTCCTACACCCTCGGCGCGCGCCGGGGCGAGGTGCTGCGCAAGATCGTCGTGCCGCACTCGCTGCCGGGCATGATCGACGCGGTCCGGGTCAACGCCGCCGCGGCGTGGAACTTCGTGGTCGTCGCCGAGCTGATCAACTCCCAGGCCGGCCTGGGTTACCGGATCGTCCGCGCGCAGCGGTTCCTGCAGACGGACAAGATCTTCGCGGTGCTCATCGTGATCGGCGTCGCCGGGCTGACCATCGACGTCGTGCTGCGCCTGGTGCGCACCCAGGTCGGGAAGTGGGCGGCATGA
- a CDS encoding ABC transporter substrate-binding protein has product MTSRPRRLLTALLTLLTLFGVTALSGCSDSSASGDGGKITLGFSAWPGWFPWQVAQEQGLFAKNGVNVDLKWFDNYTDSINALSSGAIDANSQTLNDTLSSASGGAKLSIVLVNDNSTGNDKIIARDGITAVADLRGKKVAVEQGTVDHYLLLLALQEAKLTEKDIQLVNLPTDAAAAAFVGGQVDAVGAFAPFTTKALELPGSRAISSSTEFPGAIPDHLVTSQKLVKEHPKDVQALVNTWFETLTWIKNNKDAAVKIMAERGGVSDADYKTYDAGTTIFTRQQNLDAFTPGVTAQHLDFQANKIIDFIVSTGLAQQRPSLDGLFDDQFVKAAPQ; this is encoded by the coding sequence GTGACTTCCCGCCCTCGTCGTCTGCTGACGGCGCTCCTGACGCTGCTGACCCTCTTCGGGGTCACCGCCCTGTCCGGCTGCAGTGACAGTTCCGCCTCCGGCGACGGCGGCAAGATCACGCTCGGGTTCAGCGCCTGGCCGGGGTGGTTCCCCTGGCAGGTGGCGCAGGAACAGGGCCTGTTCGCCAAGAACGGCGTCAACGTCGACCTCAAGTGGTTCGACAACTACACCGACAGCATCAACGCGCTCTCCAGCGGCGCGATCGACGCCAACAGCCAGACCCTCAACGACACGCTTTCGTCCGCCTCGGGCGGCGCGAAGCTCTCGATCGTGCTGGTGAACGACAACTCGACCGGCAACGACAAGATCATCGCGCGGGACGGCATCACCGCCGTCGCCGACCTCCGGGGCAAGAAGGTCGCCGTCGAGCAGGGCACCGTCGACCACTACCTCCTGCTGCTCGCGCTGCAGGAAGCGAAGCTGACCGAAAAGGACATCCAGCTGGTCAACCTGCCGACCGACGCCGCGGCCGCCGCGTTCGTCGGCGGTCAGGTCGACGCGGTGGGCGCGTTCGCGCCGTTCACCACCAAGGCCCTCGAGCTCCCGGGCAGCCGCGCGATCTCGTCGTCGACGGAGTTCCCCGGCGCCATCCCGGACCACCTGGTCACCTCGCAGAAGCTGGTCAAGGAGCACCCGAAGGACGTGCAGGCGCTCGTCAACACCTGGTTCGAGACGCTGACCTGGATCAAGAACAACAAGGACGCGGCGGTCAAGATCATGGCCGAGCGCGGCGGGGTGTCCGACGCGGACTACAAGACCTACGACGCCGGCACCACGATCTTCACGCGCCAGCAGAACCTCGACGCGTTCACCCCGGGGGTCACCGCGCAGCACCTCGACTTCCAGGCGAACAAGATCATCGACTTCATCGTGAGCACCGGGCTCGCCCAGCAGCGACCTTCGCTCGACGGCCTGTTCGACGACCAGTTCGTGAAGGCCGCGCCGCAGTGA
- a CDS encoding roadblock/LC7 domain-containing protein, which translates to MSIPAPGVSVEAQNFNWLVSRFAQHTAGAIAAIAVSADGLLIAVSSELERSNADRLAAISSAMLGLAHGVSESHPLGAPDKVIIELEHGYLLVCTISIGCSLGVLANKQASLGTIAYEMAMFANRATEVLTPGLIEELKNSVGS; encoded by the coding sequence ATGAGCATCCCCGCACCTGGTGTCAGCGTCGAAGCCCAGAACTTCAACTGGCTGGTGAGCCGCTTCGCGCAGCACACCGCGGGCGCGATCGCCGCCATCGCGGTCTCGGCCGACGGCTTGCTGATCGCGGTGTCCTCGGAGCTCGAGCGCTCCAACGCCGACCGCCTCGCCGCGATCTCGTCCGCCATGCTCGGCCTCGCCCACGGCGTCTCCGAAAGCCACCCGCTCGGCGCGCCCGACAAGGTGATCATCGAGCTGGAGCACGGTTACCTGCTGGTCTGCACCATCAGCATCGGCTGCTCGCTCGGCGTCCTCGCCAACAAGCAGGCGAGCCTCGGCACGATCGCCTACGAGATGGCGATGTTCGCCAACCGCGCCACCGAAGTCCTCACGCCCGGGCTCATCGAGGAGCTGAAGAACAGCGTCGGTTCGTGA
- a CDS encoding ABC transporter ATP-binding protein, with protein MTLELRNVAKDYTVRGKVTRALDGVDLEVPRGEFVCVVGASGSGKSTLLSLVAGLSGPTEGEILLDGVPVTGPGPDRGLVFQAGALYPWRSVEKNVAFGLELLPIDAAERAERVDWYLAETGLDAVRRSLPKQLSGGQKQRVAIARALACEPEVLLLDEPFGALDVQTKEDMQVLIRRIWADTGTTVLMVTHDVEEAVFLGGRVVVLASDPGRIAADVEVTLPAERDLAVKREPRFLALRARIEDLVREQHRGHVNRVAAGE; from the coding sequence ATGACGCTGGAACTGCGGAACGTCGCCAAGGACTACACCGTCCGCGGCAAGGTGACGCGCGCCCTCGACGGCGTCGACCTCGAAGTGCCGCGCGGCGAGTTCGTCTGCGTCGTCGGTGCCAGCGGCTCGGGCAAGTCGACGCTGTTGTCGCTGGTGGCCGGGCTGAGCGGGCCGACCGAGGGCGAGATCCTGCTCGACGGCGTCCCGGTGACGGGCCCCGGCCCCGACCGCGGGCTGGTGTTCCAGGCGGGCGCGCTCTACCCGTGGCGCAGCGTCGAGAAGAACGTCGCGTTCGGCCTCGAGCTGCTCCCGATCGACGCGGCCGAGCGCGCCGAGCGCGTCGACTGGTACCTCGCCGAGACCGGGCTCGACGCGGTGCGCCGCTCGCTGCCGAAACAGCTTTCCGGCGGCCAGAAGCAGCGCGTCGCGATCGCGCGGGCGCTGGCCTGCGAGCCGGAAGTGCTGCTGCTGGACGAACCCTTCGGCGCCTTGGACGTCCAGACCAAAGAGGACATGCAGGTGCTGATCCGCCGGATCTGGGCCGACACCGGCACCACGGTGCTGATGGTCACCCACGACGTCGAAGAAGCGGTCTTCCTGGGCGGGCGGGTCGTGGTGCTCGCCTCCGACCCGGGGCGGATCGCCGCCGACGTCGAGGTGACGCTGCCGGCCGAACGGGATCTCGCGGTGAAGCGCGAACCGCGGTTCCTCGCGCTGCGCGCCCGGATCGAGGACCTCGTCCGGGAGCAGCACCGCGGCCACGTGAACCGGGTGGCCGCGGGCGAGTGA
- a CDS encoding cell wall metabolism sensor histidine kinase WalK has translation MSSSQRAERRRFGTQRPWSLRRRLIVQLAALLALVCVVVGVVTEFALSEFLVRQQDDRLAAATDRAKHGGERPPWTYGDAPPPDPLRALGQGEGTLAAVQVGSRGTGAVLDSSVGSPTKRRAPYRQLDEGQVRTLLALPSDGKPHSIVLSGSLGAYRVVSTASPGGDKTVIGLPLKDVNETLWRLGFILGGVALAGILVAGAVGAATIRRTMLPLDRLAATATRVSELPLDRGEVALSERVPEADTNPNTEVGKVGSALNRMLQHIANALTARQASESRVRQFVADASHELRTPLAAIRGYAELTRRSGEQVPPDIAFAMSRVESESRRMTTLVEDLLLLARLDSGRAVVPEWVDLCRLVADAVADAHVAGPDHKWLMDVPGEPIGVLGDAGQLHQVVINVLANARTHTPAGTTVTTTLSTSDGFVRLRVADDGPGIPPEILPDIFERFARGDNSRSRAAGSTGLGLAIVAAVAGAHGARVGVQSRPGRTEFEIVFAAAPAPE, from the coding sequence ATGTCCTCAAGCCAGCGGGCTGAGCGGCGGCGGTTCGGGACGCAGCGGCCGTGGTCGTTGCGTCGCCGGCTGATCGTCCAGCTCGCCGCGCTGCTCGCGCTCGTCTGCGTCGTCGTCGGCGTGGTCACGGAGTTCGCGCTGAGCGAGTTCCTGGTGCGCCAGCAGGACGACCGGCTCGCCGCGGCCACCGACCGCGCCAAGCACGGCGGTGAACGGCCGCCCTGGACGTACGGCGACGCGCCGCCGCCGGACCCGCTGCGGGCACTGGGCCAGGGTGAGGGCACGCTCGCCGCCGTCCAGGTCGGCTCGCGGGGCACCGGGGCCGTGCTCGACTCCAGCGTGGGCTCGCCGACCAAGCGGCGGGCGCCGTACCGGCAGCTCGACGAGGGCCAGGTGCGGACGCTGCTGGCGTTGCCGTCCGACGGGAAGCCGCACAGCATCGTCCTGAGCGGCAGCCTCGGGGCCTACCGCGTCGTCTCGACGGCGTCGCCCGGCGGCGACAAGACCGTCATCGGCCTGCCGTTGAAGGACGTCAACGAGACGCTCTGGCGGCTGGGCTTCATCCTCGGCGGCGTCGCGCTCGCCGGGATCCTGGTGGCCGGCGCGGTCGGCGCGGCGACGATCCGCCGCACGATGCTCCCGCTGGACCGGCTGGCCGCGACCGCCACGCGCGTCTCGGAACTGCCGCTGGACCGCGGCGAAGTCGCGCTGTCCGAACGCGTCCCGGAGGCCGACACCAACCCGAACACCGAGGTCGGCAAGGTCGGCTCGGCGCTGAACCGGATGCTGCAGCACATCGCGAACGCGCTGACCGCGCGGCAGGCGAGCGAAAGCCGCGTGCGCCAGTTCGTCGCGGACGCGAGCCACGAGCTGCGGACGCCGCTGGCCGCGATCCGCGGGTACGCGGAGCTGACCCGGCGCAGCGGCGAGCAGGTGCCGCCGGACATCGCGTTCGCGATGAGCCGCGTCGAGTCGGAGTCGCGCCGGATGACGACGCTGGTGGAGGACCTGCTGCTGCTCGCCCGGCTGGACTCGGGCCGCGCGGTGGTGCCGGAGTGGGTCGACCTGTGCCGGCTGGTGGCCGACGCGGTCGCGGACGCGCACGTCGCGGGCCCGGACCACAAGTGGCTGATGGACGTCCCCGGCGAGCCGATCGGCGTCCTCGGCGACGCGGGCCAGCTGCACCAGGTGGTGATCAACGTGCTGGCCAACGCCCGCACGCACACCCCGGCGGGCACCACGGTGACGACCACACTGTCCACTTCGGACGGCTTCGTGCGGTTGCGGGTGGCCGACGACGGCCCGGGCATCCCGCCGGAAATCCTCCCGGACATCTTCGAACGCTTCGCCCGCGGCGACAACTCACGCTCACGGGCGGCGGGCAGCACGGGCCTCGGGCTGGCGATCGTGGCCGCGGTGGCCGGTGCGCACGGCGCCCGCGTCGGCGTGCAGAGCCGGCCGGGACGCACGGAGTTCGAGATCGTCTTCGCGGCGGCCCCGGCCCCGGAGTAG
- a CDS encoding ATP/GTP-binding protein, protein MDSKPFTEQAARPPAPVKIVIAGGFGVGKTTAVSSISEIKPLTTEAAITSVAANVDRTGHVPAKTTTTVALDFGCITIDDEVKLYLFGTPGQDRFGFMWQDLVHGALGALVIVDTRRMDDCYPAVDYFENAGLPFVVAVNMFDGALGHNLDDIRWALAVSEDVPLITFDARQKLSVRDALLAVLHNTFKRARAQAGAGA, encoded by the coding sequence GTGGACTCGAAGCCATTCACTGAGCAGGCAGCCCGGCCGCCGGCACCGGTCAAGATCGTCATCGCGGGCGGCTTCGGCGTCGGCAAGACGACGGCGGTGTCGTCCATCTCCGAGATCAAGCCCCTGACGACCGAGGCGGCGATCACGTCGGTCGCGGCGAACGTCGACCGCACGGGCCACGTCCCGGCGAAGACCACGACGACGGTCGCCCTCGACTTCGGCTGCATCACGATCGACGACGAGGTCAAGCTGTACCTGTTCGGCACGCCCGGCCAGGACCGCTTCGGCTTCATGTGGCAGGACCTGGTCCACGGCGCCCTGGGCGCGCTGGTCATCGTGGACACCCGCCGGATGGACGACTGCTACCCCGCGGTCGACTACTTCGAGAACGCCGGGCTCCCGTTCGTGGTCGCGGTCAACATGTTCGACGGCGCACTGGGCCACAACCTGGACGACATCCGCTGGGCACTGGCGGTGAGCGAGGACGTCCCGCTGATCACGTTCGACGCACGCCAGAAGCTGTCGGTGCGCGACGCGCTGCTGGCGGTCCTGCACAACACGTTCAAACGGGCCCGAGCGCAGGCTGGTGCGGGGGCCTGA